The following are encoded in a window of Candidatus Neomarinimicrobiota bacterium genomic DNA:
- the rpsP gene encoding 30S ribosomal protein S16 — protein MATKIRLKRIGRRNRPFYRVVVMDSRNRRDGAAIEELGWFNPIESDKPYELKEDRFMDWLKLGAQPSEAAHGLMKRSGLAHRWHLTQQGLDEKAIEKEMKKWALTREETLKKRGEKVNKKSKDAEEKLKAEAEATAAAEAEVEAAEATPDEAPVEESATEEAPATEASSEDSTTEEVVVEESAEEAPVVEEASKETETAAEPEAAPEEVAEETATEEVVEETPAEEATEEVPVVEETSEEPETAAEPEAAPEAVVEETPAEEVVKESVEEAPSKDTSEEVPVEEESEEPKEEEKSEEK, from the coding sequence TTGGCTACGAAAATTAGATTAAAACGAATTGGACGGAGAAACAGACCTTTTTACCGTGTCGTGGTAATGGATTCACGTAACCGTCGTGATGGTGCAGCTATTGAAGAATTGGGTTGGTTTAATCCAATCGAATCTGACAAACCCTACGAACTTAAAGAAGATCGTTTCATGGACTGGCTTAAACTTGGTGCACAACCATCCGAAGCGGCTCATGGATTAATGAAGCGCAGTGGATTGGCGCACCGTTGGCATTTAACCCAACAAGGGTTGGATGAAAAAGCTATTGAAAAAGAAATGAAAAAGTGGGCACTTACCCGTGAAGAAACGCTGAAAAAGCGTGGCGAAAAAGTGAATAAAAAAAGCAAAGATGCTGAAGAAAAACTAAAAGCAGAAGCAGAGGCGACTGCCGCAGCTGAAGCAGAAGTTGAAGCAGCTGAAGCGACTCCAGATGAAGCGCCCGTCGAAGAATCCGCAACAGAAGAAGCACCTGCAACTGAAGCGTCTTCCGAAGACTCCACAACAGAAGAAGTTGTAGTAGAAGAGTCAGCTGAGGAAGCACCCGTAGTGGAAGAAGCTTCGAAAGAAACTGAAACAGCGGCCGAACCGGAGGCTGCTCCAGAAGAAGTGGCTGAAGAAACAGCAACGGAAGAAGTTGTTGAAGAAACCCCCGCAGAAGAGGCAACTGAGGAAGTACCTGTAGTGGAAGAAACATCGGAAGAACCTGAAACAGCGGCCGAACCGGAAGCTGCTCCAGAAGCAGTTGTTGAAGAAACACCAGCAGAAGAGGTTGTTAAAGAATCAGTAGAAGAAGCACCTTCTAAAGATACTTCAGAAGAAGTGCCTGTTGAGGAAGAATCAGAAGAACCAAAAGAAGAAGAGAAGTCAGAGGAAAAGTAA
- a CDS encoding KH domain-containing protein, whose translation MKVFIETIIKKLVDKPDEVDVQAIDTDEFIVYELTVGDGDYGKVIGKKGRNISAIRTILFAINAKEGGKRARLEIIETNEE comes from the coding sequence ATGAAAGTATTCATTGAAACAATTATAAAGAAATTGGTTGATAAACCGGATGAAGTTGATGTCCAGGCTATTGATACAGATGAATTCATTGTCTATGAACTAACAGTCGGTGATGGTGACTACGGTAAAGTAATTGGGAAAAAAGGACGGAATATTTCTGCGATTCGCACAATATTATTTGCCATCAATGCCAAAGAAGGCGGAAAACGCGCCCGATTGGAAATAATTGAAACGAATGAAGAATAA
- the rimM gene encoding 16S rRNA processing protein RimM has protein sequence MKNKLFAIAKITRAAGLIGEVGVRPLVRHFDDYVTDKALFIGFDENLARDVKLEKVTGVEKRRRFLFDGMKTRDEAESMIGQLLFASVTDSDPINLISADLLGATVVADNGEIIGELIDMISLPGNDVYVISRGEKEVLIPVVPEIVRAVDVQMGLVTITPMDGLLD, from the coding sequence ATGAAGAATAAACTTTTTGCCATAGCAAAAATCACACGGGCCGCTGGTCTGATTGGTGAAGTGGGTGTTCGTCCTCTTGTGCGTCATTTTGACGACTACGTTACGGATAAAGCGCTCTTCATCGGTTTTGATGAAAATTTAGCCCGGGATGTGAAGTTGGAAAAAGTCACTGGTGTGGAAAAGAGGCGACGTTTTCTTTTCGATGGTATGAAAACGCGTGACGAAGCAGAATCCATGATTGGTCAACTGTTATTCGCATCCGTAACAGATTCAGATCCCATCAATTTAATTTCGGCTGATTTGTTAGGGGCTACAGTTGTGGCTGACAATGGAGAAATTATTGGTGAACTCATCGACATGATTAGTTTACCAGGCAACGATGTTTATGTGATTTCACGGGGTGAAAAAGAAGTATTGATTCCGGTCGTACCGGAAATTGTCCGTGCGGTGGATGTGCAGATGGGTTTAGTAACCATCACCCCCATGGACGGCTTATTGGATTGA
- the trmD gene encoding tRNA (guanosine(37)-N1)-methyltransferase TrmD: MVEAVVQHSMLRQAVKREKVDFHLVNLREFGEGNYRQIDDKPFGGGAGMVMMAGPLFKAIENAIEKIGGLDDLRIIYPSPQGETWSHKLAVENSSVKKLIVICGHYKGIDERVIEKYVTHKYSIGDFVVTSGEIPGMILVDSIVRLIPGVLNKIDSAMSDTFAADLLDAPHYTQPREINGMAVPEVLFSGHHKKIEDWRKERQEERTKENRPDIWKNYLELNESE; encoded by the coding sequence ATGGTGGAAGCTGTGGTTCAGCATTCAATGCTCAGACAGGCGGTCAAGAGAGAAAAGGTGGATTTCCATCTGGTGAACTTGCGAGAATTTGGTGAAGGTAATTATCGTCAAATTGATGATAAACCATTCGGCGGTGGTGCCGGAATGGTAATGATGGCAGGACCTTTGTTTAAGGCCATTGAAAATGCGATAGAAAAAATTGGTGGACTTGATGATCTTCGGATTATTTATCCATCACCCCAGGGTGAAACCTGGTCACATAAATTAGCTGTTGAAAACAGCAGTGTGAAAAAGCTTATTGTCATTTGTGGTCATTACAAAGGTATAGATGAGCGGGTTATTGAAAAGTATGTGACTCATAAATATTCCATCGGTGATTTTGTGGTCACCAGTGGAGAAATTCCTGGTATGATATTGGTGGATAGTATCGTCAGGCTCATCCCAGGGGTACTGAATAAAATTGATTCAGCCATGAGTGACACCTTTGCAGCGGATCTGTTGGATGCGCCTCATTATACCCAGCCGCGGGAAATAAACGGCATGGCGGTTCCGGAAGTATTATTTTCGGGACACCATAAAAAAATTGAAGACTGGCGGAAAGAGCGTCAAGAAGAAAGGACGAAAGAAAATCGTCCCGATATTTGGAAGAATTATTTAGAATTAAACGAATCGGAGTAA
- the rplS gene encoding 50S ribosomal protein L19, with translation MNNIKPVVEGQLKTDLPDFGPGDTVIVDVRVVEGGKERVQKFQGVVLGRKGSDISASFTVRKISGGIGVERIFPVHSPMVANIEVIRRGKVRRAKLNYLRKLTGSKATRITEKR, from the coding sequence ATGAATAATATAAAACCGGTTGTAGAAGGCCAATTGAAAACAGATTTGCCGGACTTTGGTCCTGGTGATACAGTTATTGTAGACGTTCGCGTTGTCGAAGGTGGAAAAGAACGTGTTCAGAAATTCCAAGGTGTTGTCCTTGGGCGTAAAGGTAGTGATATTTCCGCATCATTCACTGTTCGGAAAATTTCCGGCGGTATTGGTGTTGAAAGAATTTTCCCTGTCCATTCACCCATGGTAGCTAATATCGAAGTGATACGCCGTGGTAAAGTTCGTCGCGCTAAGTTGAATTACCTGCGCAAATTGACTGGCTCTAAAGCAACCCGTATTACCGAAAAACGCTAA
- a CDS encoding MFS transporter: MTRFERIILSITGGSHLSVHALMLALPSLIPVIRNEFDVGLSALGFVVSISGFMFGLGAIPAGWAEKRFGGRQLLLIYQVGSSISALLVALSGSFQMMVVGLGFMGFFCSIYHPAGLTLISHRVKSLTRGMAIHGILGSTGSALGPILATTAAAIISWRSAYAFLGIFNGLLAISTFIAIPYRKRSAIPESEFENHEVHTNKPALILYFLTNAFLGMAYYGFTTFMPVHFAENTSSILPNLTANMKAGLFPTMVFIAGIGGQLVGARIGERFHKPTALIFIIAANIPVLLMMGFTSDLFLIISGIMLGIAYFSNQPIGNTLIAEFTHSQNRGLGYGISFFLSFGIGSLAAGFSGVIAENMGVAAVFPAMGILLIPSVVFAFFMRRAAGSA, encoded by the coding sequence ATGACCAGATTTGAAAGAATCATCCTAAGTATTACCGGCGGAAGCCACCTGTCGGTCCATGCGCTTATGCTGGCATTGCCCAGTTTGATTCCAGTTATTCGGAATGAATTTGATGTGGGTCTAAGTGCGTTAGGATTCGTGGTTTCCATTAGTGGTTTCATGTTTGGGCTGGGTGCCATTCCAGCAGGGTGGGCCGAAAAGCGTTTCGGTGGCCGACAGCTTTTACTGATTTACCAAGTGGGATCATCCATTTCGGCACTTTTGGTGGCTCTTTCTGGCTCATTCCAAATGATGGTGGTGGGCCTCGGATTCATGGGATTTTTCTGCAGTATTTACCATCCAGCCGGACTTACACTCATTTCTCACCGTGTGAAATCTCTCACAAGAGGCATGGCAATCCATGGCATACTCGGTTCTACGGGATCGGCTCTCGGCCCCATATTGGCCACCACTGCTGCTGCCATTATTTCCTGGCGATCGGCCTATGCATTCCTTGGCATTTTCAATGGACTCCTCGCCATCAGTACATTTATTGCCATTCCCTATCGGAAGCGATCGGCCATTCCTGAATCAGAATTTGAAAATCACGAGGTGCATACCAATAAACCGGCCCTCATTTTATACTTTCTCACCAATGCATTCTTGGGAATGGCTTATTATGGATTTACCACTTTTATGCCCGTCCATTTTGCTGAAAATACGTCATCAATTTTGCCGAACCTCACAGCCAATATGAAAGCGGGATTATTTCCTACCATGGTTTTTATCGCTGGGATTGGTGGTCAATTGGTAGGTGCTCGCATTGGAGAACGTTTCCATAAACCGACCGCACTTATCTTTATTATTGCTGCAAATATTCCCGTTTTACTCATGATGGGTTTTACCTCGGACTTATTTTTAATTATTTCCGGTATTATGCTTGGCATTGCTTATTTCAGCAATCAGCCTATAGGCAATACGCTTATTGCGGAATTCACCCATAGCCAGAACAGGGGATTGGGCTACGGCATCAGTTTTTTTCTTAGTTTTGGGATTGGTTCATTAGCTGCCGGATTCAGTGGTGTTATTGCAGAAAACATGGGTGTAGCCGCCGTATTCCCAGCCATGGGGATATTGCTCATTCCCAGTGTGGTGTTTGCATTCTTTATGAGAAGGGCAGCGGGAAGCGCTTGA
- the selA gene encoding L-seryl-tRNA(Sec) selenium transferase produces the protein MTQNQLKELPSVSEVLLECDSTKSLNSKYIAYIIKSKLESYRSAAKKGSLKLKRAQITKNILSEIERLSTPSMRSVINGTGIVLHTGLGRAPMKESTAKQIVKRVAGYTNLEFDLLSGHRGQRQDHVNGLLSALTGAQSAMAVNNNAAAVLLALNELGEGKEVIVSRGQQVEIGGSFRIPDVIKKSGCILKEVGSTNRTHLKDYEKAITKNTGMILWVHTSNYVVRGFIKEVALSDLVQLGKKKRIPVVADLGSGALVDLSEKGIPKDMLVQDVVKSGVGLVTFSGDKLLGGPQAGLIVGKKSLVSKLKKNPIARAVRCDKWSLAFLEESLRSFGDEGPSKDNLTISLMTASRTSLTKRGETILSHLPKKAVDKLGLSLVESEVEAGSGSLPEEKLQSMAFRFKTKVISPSKLATQLRTGETPVVGYIHGNTFYIDLKAVIPGQEKDLAGAISAI, from the coding sequence ATGACCCAAAACCAACTTAAAGAACTCCCTTCCGTATCGGAAGTATTGCTTGAATGTGATTCAACTAAGTCACTAAATAGTAAATATATAGCCTATATAATAAAATCAAAATTAGAATCCTATCGTAGCGCTGCCAAAAAAGGGTCCTTGAAACTGAAACGGGCCCAAATCACCAAAAATATTTTATCCGAAATCGAACGTTTATCGACTCCATCCATGAGGTCTGTGATTAACGGCACGGGGATTGTGCTCCACACCGGTCTCGGGCGTGCACCCATGAAAGAGTCCACCGCAAAACAGATTGTCAAACGAGTCGCCGGTTATACCAATTTAGAATTTGATTTACTTTCGGGCCACCGGGGCCAACGCCAGGATCATGTGAATGGATTACTTTCCGCCCTTACAGGGGCCCAATCGGCAATGGCAGTGAATAACAATGCGGCAGCGGTACTATTGGCACTCAATGAATTGGGCGAAGGAAAAGAAGTGATAGTTTCTCGTGGACAGCAAGTGGAAATTGGTGGTTCATTTCGTATTCCTGATGTGATTAAAAAAAGTGGATGCATCCTCAAAGAAGTGGGCTCCACCAACCGTACCCATTTAAAAGATTATGAAAAAGCCATTACCAAAAATACAGGTATGATTCTTTGGGTCCATACGAGCAATTATGTGGTGCGGGGATTCATAAAGGAAGTGGCATTATCAGATTTGGTTCAATTGGGCAAAAAGAAGCGGATTCCTGTTGTAGCAGATTTAGGCAGTGGCGCATTGGTTGATCTGTCTGAAAAAGGCATCCCCAAAGATATGCTCGTCCAGGATGTGGTGAAGTCCGGTGTGGGACTCGTAACATTCTCCGGAGATAAATTGTTGGGCGGCCCCCAAGCGGGACTCATCGTCGGCAAGAAATCGTTGGTAAGTAAACTCAAGAAAAATCCAATTGCCCGTGCCGTCCGTTGTGATAAGTGGAGTTTGGCATTTTTAGAAGAATCATTACGGTCATTTGGGGATGAAGGTCCATCGAAAGATAATTTGACTATTTCACTCATGACTGCTTCTCGAACATCGCTGACCAAACGAGGCGAAACAATTCTATCCCATTTACCAAAGAAGGCCGTGGATAAACTGGGCCTTTCATTGGTTGAATCAGAAGTAGAAGCGGGCAGTGGTTCATTGCCGGAAGAAAAATTGCAAAGTATGGCATTTCGATTTAAAACAAAGGTGATATCTCCATCAAAATTGGCAACCCAACTCAGGACTGGGGAAACGCCAGTTGTGGGTTATATTCATGGGAATACTTTTTACATTGATTTGAAAGCAGTCATTCCGGGACAGGAAAAAGATTTGGCAGGGGCCATTAGTGCAATTTAA
- the selB gene encoding selenocysteine-specific translation elongation factor, with protein MQIVIGTAGHIDHGKTALVKALTGTDTDRLAEEKARGMTIDLGFAYLDQSITIIDVPGHEKFIRNMVAGVSTIHIALLVIAADDGIMPQTKEHLHILKLLGVNNGIIALTKTDLIDDDDWIDLVELEIRDLVTDTFLMDAPIIRTSTESGEGIDTLKNTIIDQSKLTGTGLDRGFFHLPVDRVFSKTGFGSVVTGTVLSGKVKTASDLDIIPGNQKAKIRGMQTHGAETVSVKMGDRAAINLAGTELDDLFRGAVIAEPNWVKSTEKLVAHVTMIPDIKWKLKNRQRVHLHIGTTEVIAKAVLPRPLEGGQSGNVMFLLEKPVAALMDERFIIRSYSPMETIGGCVVLDPNPQTTRKGLRKWTSILDLNPSERFNQFVSESWKSPKSLGNWSRHFHTNETQVKAWYNETGIRNEKGLLFTIESLEKSVELIKKILIQFHEKNPYKKSLSKDRLKEETKFSGNWLSFLLASMETELIYAEGGYALKSHSVVLSDEDESLAKELELSVKSSLYQLPKADDLLSESPKKALEILHILKDNEKVVEVARGMWIHVDVLNKLKDELHAYFSSKPEMKVADFKTMTNTSRKTAIPLLEYCDKYGFTERNGDIRQKGENCG; from the coding sequence ATGCAGATCGTCATCGGTACAGCCGGTCATATTGACCACGGAAAGACGGCCTTGGTCAAGGCACTCACCGGTACGGATACGGATCGCCTCGCTGAAGAAAAAGCACGGGGAATGACCATCGATCTGGGGTTCGCTTACCTGGATCAATCCATTACTATTATTGATGTTCCTGGCCACGAAAAATTCATTCGTAACATGGTGGCAGGTGTATCCACTATCCACATTGCCCTTTTGGTCATTGCCGCTGATGATGGCATTATGCCACAGACCAAAGAACATCTACATATCCTCAAACTCCTTGGTGTTAATAACGGTATTATCGCCCTCACTAAAACAGATTTAATTGACGATGACGATTGGATTGATCTTGTTGAATTGGAAATTCGTGATCTTGTGACTGATACTTTTCTCATGGATGCGCCCATTATTCGTACATCCACCGAATCGGGAGAGGGGATTGACACTTTAAAAAACACAATAATTGATCAATCCAAACTTACGGGAACAGGATTGGATCGTGGTTTTTTTCATTTACCAGTAGATCGCGTATTTTCTAAAACGGGATTTGGTTCTGTTGTAACGGGAACCGTTCTTTCTGGGAAAGTAAAAACAGCATCTGATTTGGATATAATTCCCGGGAATCAAAAAGCAAAAATCCGGGGCATGCAAACGCATGGTGCAGAAACAGTTTCAGTAAAAATGGGCGATAGAGCTGCCATCAATTTAGCTGGCACTGAGTTGGATGACCTATTTCGCGGCGCAGTGATTGCCGAACCAAATTGGGTAAAATCAACCGAAAAACTCGTTGCCCACGTGACCATGATTCCTGATATCAAATGGAAATTGAAAAACCGGCAGCGTGTCCATCTCCATATCGGTACAACTGAGGTGATTGCCAAAGCAGTTTTACCAAGACCATTGGAAGGTGGTCAATCGGGGAATGTGATGTTTCTTCTTGAAAAGCCTGTGGCAGCACTTATGGATGAGCGATTTATCATTCGTAGTTATTCTCCTATGGAAACGATTGGGGGTTGTGTGGTTCTTGATCCAAATCCACAGACAACCCGAAAAGGATTGCGGAAGTGGACATCAATACTCGATTTGAACCCATCGGAGCGATTCAATCAATTTGTCTCTGAATCATGGAAATCGCCAAAATCTCTGGGTAATTGGTCCCGACATTTTCACACCAATGAAACACAAGTGAAAGCGTGGTATAACGAGACAGGAATCCGAAATGAAAAAGGACTTTTATTCACAATAGAATCATTAGAAAAGTCTGTGGAATTAATCAAAAAAATATTGATCCAGTTTCATGAGAAAAATCCCTATAAAAAATCTTTATCTAAAGATCGATTAAAAGAGGAAACAAAATTTAGTGGCAACTGGCTATCATTTTTGTTAGCATCCATGGAAACTGAATTAATCTATGCTGAAGGTGGTTATGCCCTTAAAAGTCATTCTGTAGTATTGTCCGATGAAGATGAGTCGTTAGCAAAAGAATTGGAGTTGTCCGTGAAATCATCATTGTATCAGTTGCCAAAAGCTGATGACCTCCTCAGTGAAAGTCCAAAAAAGGCATTGGAAATTCTCCACATTTTGAAGGATAATGAAAAAGTAGTAGAAGTGGCACGAGGGATGTGGATTCACGTGGACGTATTGAATAAATTGAAGGATGAATTACATGCATATTTTTCGTCCAAGCCTGAAATGAAAGTGGCCGATTTCAAAACAATGACCAACACCAGTCGGAAAACGGCCATTCCACTTTTGGAATATTGCGACAAGTACGGATTCACCGAGAGAAATGGCGACATAAGACAAAAGGGTGAAAACTGTGGCTAA
- the mutS gene encoding DNA mismatch repair protein MutS, translated as MRQYNEVKTQYSDAIVLFRMGDFYETFSEDAKLTAKILGIVLTKRSNGAAADVPLAGFPYHALDNYLHKLVNAGHRVAICEQVEDPKLAKGIVKREVIEVVTPGTITAEQALDQKANQYLASLYFGKTNVGYSVLDQSTGEFFIGECAPDRLTESLRKLAPREIIVGESVVYSTADWYRELKPFITKVDDWIFNYDQGYRALTEHFKVKSLKGFGCDELPDGITAAGTIFHHITESLSGAVDHISAIHPVLDDDVMGLDGFTVRNLEIFKSLATQGTHGTLIDVLDQTVTSGGGRLLKQWLNRPLTDKKRLNTRMDIVTAFHENNRALEDVQDHLKQISDIERIVGRVNNGKVSPKEINGLRLSLEQIPKVKTVLKSSGDKYLKTFVKRFADTDKISSKITKTLHPEAPTQIKQGNVILGGVNDELDELRTLSSGGKEWIENLQATERERTGVSRLKIGYNRVFGYFIEISKAKGDQVPEEYIRKQTLVNSERYITPELKAYEEKILSADEKIEAIESSIFNELCSDVLKEASILQENASVLSRLDVLTNFASVAKANKYIRPTLNDKGALKINGGRHPVVEQLLPATERFIPNDLKINTKKSQIHLITGPNMAGKSTYLRQVGLIALMAQVGSFVPAEKAEIGMVDKLFTRVGASDNLAGGESTFLVEMNEAANILNNATDKSLILLDEIGRGTATYDGLSLAWAITEHLHNNESVAARTLFATHYHELTDLENTLERLENHHIAVKEFGDKIVFLRQILPGPGDKSYGIHVAKMAGLPRQVITRATEILNYHVENHPTDDHKEVPSAEDQISIFSEQESELKKDLSDLDVLSVSPLEAIQKLDDLKKKHGL; from the coding sequence ATGCGTCAATATAATGAGGTAAAAACCCAGTATAGTGATGCCATAGTCTTGTTTCGAATGGGCGATTTTTATGAAACATTCAGCGAAGATGCTAAACTTACGGCAAAAATATTGGGCATTGTTCTTACCAAAAGATCAAATGGTGCTGCCGCTGATGTACCTTTAGCCGGATTTCCTTATCATGCGCTGGATAATTATTTACATAAGTTGGTGAATGCGGGCCATCGTGTAGCAATCTGCGAACAGGTAGAAGACCCAAAGCTGGCCAAGGGAATTGTTAAAAGAGAAGTAATTGAGGTGGTGACGCCTGGAACTATCACTGCCGAGCAAGCATTGGACCAAAAAGCGAATCAATATTTGGCATCGCTTTATTTCGGAAAAACAAATGTCGGGTATAGTGTGTTGGATCAATCCACAGGAGAATTTTTTATAGGCGAATGTGCTCCGGATCGTTTGACAGAATCCTTGAGAAAATTAGCACCGCGAGAAATTATAGTGGGTGAATCGGTTGTGTATTCCACTGCGGATTGGTATCGTGAATTGAAACCATTTATTACCAAAGTTGATGATTGGATATTTAATTATGATCAAGGATATCGTGCACTAACTGAGCATTTTAAAGTAAAATCCCTAAAGGGTTTTGGGTGTGATGAATTACCTGATGGTATTACCGCTGCTGGAACCATATTTCACCATATAACCGAATCGTTGAGTGGAGCCGTAGATCATATTTCTGCAATTCATCCTGTCTTGGATGATGATGTGATGGGCTTGGATGGGTTTACTGTTCGAAATTTAGAAATATTTAAAAGTCTCGCAACCCAAGGTACGCATGGAACACTCATCGATGTACTAGATCAAACAGTAACTTCCGGAGGTGGACGATTACTGAAGCAATGGTTAAATCGGCCATTAACCGACAAAAAACGTCTCAATACTAGAATGGATATAGTAACTGCATTCCATGAAAATAATCGTGCCCTAGAAGACGTTCAAGATCATCTAAAACAGATATCGGATATTGAACGGATTGTGGGACGTGTAAATAATGGAAAAGTTTCACCGAAGGAGATTAATGGATTGCGATTGAGTTTGGAACAAATACCGAAAGTGAAAACTGTTCTAAAGAGTTCCGGTGATAAATATTTAAAAACATTCGTAAAACGATTTGCAGATACGGATAAGATCAGCAGTAAAATTACGAAAACACTCCATCCGGAAGCGCCAACACAAATCAAACAGGGAAATGTAATCCTTGGTGGTGTGAATGATGAACTGGATGAATTGCGTACATTGAGTAGTGGGGGTAAAGAATGGATTGAAAATCTTCAAGCAACTGAGCGGGAGAGGACTGGAGTTTCGAGGCTTAAGATTGGATACAATCGCGTGTTTGGATATTTTATTGAAATTTCAAAAGCAAAAGGCGATCAAGTACCGGAAGAATATATCCGCAAACAAACTTTAGTGAATTCCGAGCGGTACATCACGCCGGAATTAAAAGCATATGAAGAAAAGATTTTATCGGCCGATGAAAAGATTGAAGCGATTGAATCGAGTATATTTAATGAACTATGTAGTGATGTTTTAAAAGAAGCATCCATTTTACAAGAGAACGCATCTGTCCTTAGCCGATTAGATGTTTTAACAAATTTTGCATCTGTGGCGAAAGCTAATAAATATATAAGACCCACATTAAATGATAAGGGGGCGCTCAAGATCAATGGCGGTCGCCATCCGGTGGTGGAACAATTGCTTCCTGCAACAGAACGATTCATTCCAAATGATTTGAAGATTAATACGAAGAAAAGCCAGATCCATTTAATCACAGGACCCAATATGGCGGGGAAATCTACATATTTGCGACAGGTGGGTCTAATAGCGCTCATGGCGCAGGTTGGTTCCTTTGTCCCGGCCGAAAAAGCAGAAATCGGTATGGTCGATAAACTTTTCACCCGTGTAGGCGCTAGTGATAATCTCGCCGGAGGTGAAAGTACATTCTTAGTTGAGATGAATGAAGCGGCTAATATTTTAAATAATGCCACGGATAAGAGTCTCATACTCTTAGATGAAATTGGTCGCGGTACAGCCACATATGACGGACTTTCTCTCGCTTGGGCAATCACCGAACATTTGCACAACAATGAGTCTGTTGCAGCGCGAACCCTATTCGCAACTCATTATCACGAATTAACAGATCTTGAGAATACATTAGAGCGTTTAGAGAATCACCATATTGCTGTGAAAGAATTTGGGGATAAAATTGTCTTTTTGAGACAGATTCTTCCCGGTCCCGGGGATAAGAGTTATGGTATTCACGTGGCGAAAATGGCTGGATTGCCAAGACAGGTTATTACTAGAGCTACAGAAATTCTAAATTATCATGTTGAGAATCATCCCACA